DNA sequence from the Anaerolineae bacterium genome:
CTAGGTGAGCAGATCCCGGGTGCGGACGGTGGCTTGGCGCCACATCGGACCGAGCGCAAGCTGTACGGCGTGTCGCACAAGCTCAGATGGCCCTGGCGCCAGGGGCCAACACCCTCCGCCTGGTGAGAGGGCGGCCAGCACCGCCTGCTTCCACTCATCATCTGTAATCTCCTGGAAGCGGTCCATGATGGCCGCCTGGACCGTGCTGCCCACGCCGTGCCATCCTCCTTGTGCCACGCTACCCTACATCGCGGCGGCGATGTCCGGGTCGTACAGGACGGCGTCAAGAGGGTCACCCTCCACGAGGGCGCGAGGGAACCGGATGACCTCACCACCCACGACAGGCGGGGCACCCACAGTCCCGATGAAAGCTGCTGGATACTCGCTGAAAAGTGTCACACCTGTCACGGTCGTCACGCCCGTCATGCCGTCACGCCCGGAAAGCCCATCCGACGCGGCCTGTGCCTGTGCTGCGCCGGCGAACGCAGTGCCCACGAGCGGTGAGGAGTGACCTCCGTGACAAACATGACCATCGTGACGGATGTGACACCGTGACAGGCGTGACACTTTTTCAGATCGCCATGCGGTCCACGGCCGGTGTCCGACCCATCGGGGTCGGGCCCGGCCACCACGTACTTCCCGTTGTCGAGCTGTCGCACCAACCCACGCTCGGCTAGGCGGTGCAGGCGCTGGCGCACCGCATCCTGCCGCAGGCCAAGGAGGGACGCCAGGTCCCGCGGCCACATCGGCCCGTGCTTGCGCAGAGCCTCCAGCAGCTCGCGGCTCTCCTTCCGCTGCCGTACCTCCTCCGCGCTCGCATCCTGTAGGACCCAGGCCATCGTCCGCGGGTCGAGGCTGACGGCGAGGAGGCCGTCAAGGAGTTACATCAGACCCTGTCTCGCCACAGCGCTGGAGGCCTACTGGACCGGGTGCTAGGACGCCTACTGGCTCCACCTTCGGTGAAGCCTACCGAGGGTAGCCCGGCCGACCAGAAGCACGTAGACGGCCTCTAAGGCCCTTCTTTTGGCCGTAGACAAGCGATTGTGGTCCGCCAGTAGGAGAACTCCCTTGGCCCTGTTCCTGCCCTTGTAGGTCATCCTGCGGCGAGGTGTTTGTCCTTCATGGTCCTGCCACGCAACCACGACCGATACGACGAGCACATCAAGCGGGCTGCCAGGACTGCCGGCATCGACTGGTTGCTCCTCAAGGTTGTCGTGGCCCAGGAGAGCCGCTTCGATCCGAAGGCCTTCAGGAAGGAGCCCGGGCCGCCTGGCTATGGGAGCTATGGGCTGACGCAGATCTTGAGCTCAACGGCTGCAAGAGATTACGGCATCCGCGATCCCAAGGTCTTATTCGACGTGGACACCAACCTCAGGATAGGCGCCGACTACCTGCGGCGGATGCTGGTGGCGTGCAAGGGCGACGTGAAGCTCGCCCTGGCGAGCTACAACTGCGGTCCAGGTAGGGTCAGAGCCCTGGTGAACGAGCACGGGTGGGACTACGACAAGGTGGAGCCGCACCTGCCACTGACGACACAGCGCTACGTCCAGAAGGTACTGGCTTACCGGGACGCTTTCGCGAAGAAAGTGGGTGACGGCCACTCCGTGGCCGCTGGAGGTGAGAAGGCTGCAGATCACGCCAGAGATGACGGCGTTACTTGAGAGGGTGCTGGCGCTGCTGGCCCTGGTGGTGGCGGCCGGGCCCGGTGTGGCGTTTGCCTTCCTGCGCAAGAAGGTACGGGACTTGGAGGGCGAGACCGCCGCCGAGCAGGCGCTCCTGGCCGCCCTGGTGGAGGCCGACAAGGTGGCCAGGGATGCCGTTCTGTACGCCAAGCAAGTGTTCGTGGACGCCCTCAAGGAGAACACGAAGGATAACAAGCTCACCCTGAGTGAAGCGGAGCACGCCATGCAGGTGGCGCTGTCCTACTTCAAGCGCCACATGTCGGAGAACTCCCTGAAAAGGTGATTGCGGCGGCGTTCGGGCCGGTGGAGAAGTGGGCCCAGGAGCTGATCGAGGCGAAGCTGGGCGAGGTTAAACTGGGAGAGGTCCCAAAAGCGCAGAGCCCGGCTTCCGCCTCTCGCTGACCCTCCCAGGCACCCTCCAGCTCGGATACACCCGGCGGGTGGGTGACGGGACGCTGCAGGTAGGCGTAGAGCACGACCTGCGCACCGGTAAGACCCGCGGGATTCTCCGAGGCGGGTGGACCTTCTAAGACAGTAGGGCTTCGCCCGTAGCGTGGTGAAAGCCCTACCTTCGTCCTTACAGAGGTGATCAGGATGGTCGTGGCCACCCTCATCATGAGCATACTCGCCCTGCTGCTGGCCCTGCAGGCTGTGTGGCGGCGGGTCTTGCTGCGATGGCCTGGCACCGGGCCTCGGTAGCTCAGGCCAGGATGGAGGAGCAGCTGGCTACCCTCCAGCAGGCCGTGGGCATGCTCAATGACGCAGTAACGGCACTCAGCCAGCACCTGGATGCTCTCGACCGCACCGCACTCCGGGTCCCGGTGGACGAGGGCGCCGATGCCGGGTAAGATAGGCCCATACCGGAATTCACCGAGCGAAGCGAGGCGGAACCATGAGGATGCCCGACCTTGATCCCGACCTTCGCTGCCACCGAAAGGGTGGCACCGGCCTACGGCCGGCGCCGCCGGTACGGAGTGCCGGTGGCAGGGCCGACGCCTCCGGCGTCGGTCAGTTGGCCGCCGAATACATTCGCCAGGGCAAGGGAGACGAGATGCCGGAGAGGGCACGCCTTGCCCTGGAGCGGATTGCCAGGGAGGGTGCCCGAAAGCTTCAGGAGTCGGGCTACACCTACGAGCGCGCCGTCGAGGAGGTCACCGCCTACACGGGCACGCCGGGAGCGCCAGGGCCGTCAGTGACAGCCACTTCGTGGCCGCTGTGCTGACGGCCACTTCGGAAGGAATCGGGAGAAGGGAAGGCTAACCTAGGGCTCGCTACCACGCAGTGCAGGTGAGGCGAGCCCGATGGACGGTTGGAAGAACCAGCTCTACTTCGGCGACAACCTGGAGGTCCTGCGCAAGCACATCCCGGACGAGAGCGTGGACCTCATCTACCTCGACCCGCCCTGGAACTCCAACGCTAGCTACAACGTGATTTTCGCCGAAGCAAGCGGCGAGGCGTCGCCCGCGCAGATCACGGCCTTCGAGGATACATGGCACTGGGTCGGCGATAGGCCAGGAGCCACTTACAATGCCGAGGCCAGCTACAATGAGGTGGTTACCCGCGGCCCGAGGAAGCTCGCCGACCTGCTTCAGCCCTTCGTAGGTTCTTAGGCGAGAATGATATGATGGCCTACCTCGTGATGATGGCTCCCAGGCTCGTTGAGATGCACCGTGTGCTGAAGCCAGC
Encoded proteins:
- a CDS encoding MarR family transcriptional regulator — protein: MAWVLQDASAEEVRQRKESRELLEALRKHGPMWPRDLASLLGLRQDAVRQRLHRLAERGLVRQLDNGKYVVAGPDPDGSDTGRGPHGDLKKCHACHGVTSVTMVMFVTEVTPHRSWALRSPAQHRHRPRRMGFPGVTA
- a CDS encoding transglycosylase SLT domain-containing protein; amino-acid sequence: MVLPRNHDRYDEHIKRAARTAGIDWLLLKVVVAQESRFDPKAFRKEPGPPGYGSYGLTQILSSTAARDYGIRDPKVLFDVDTNLRIGADYLRRMLVACKGDVKLALASYNCGPGRVRALVNEHGWDYDKVEPHLPLTTQRYVQKVLAYRDAFAKKVGDGHSVAAGGEKAADHARDDGVT